One window of Sphingomonas sp. IW22 genomic DNA carries:
- the rarD gene encoding EamA family transporter RarD codes for MTRQPPDAAARSTRTGLMQAAGAYLIWGLLPLYFLLLKTVDAGEIVANRVIWSLALLFGIVALTRRGGRLWLALTSGRTLRLLALSAALISVNWLVYIWSVQHAHVLEASLGYFLNPLVNVVLGVLVLRERLSRPQMAAVALAALGVLVLALQAGEGLWISLTLAISFGLYGLVRKVAPVESIEGLTIETLVLTPFAIAYLVWLDGQGVLAFGGDVTTTTLLAVAGVVTAIPLLLFAAGARRLPYSVIGLLQYLAPTLQFLLAITLLGEQMTTAHAICFALIWAGLAVFVMGSIRRPRVAPV; via the coding sequence ATGACCCGCCAACCTCCCGATGCCGCCGCCCGTTCGACCCGCACGGGTTTGATGCAGGCGGCGGGCGCCTATCTGATCTGGGGGCTGCTGCCGCTTTATTTCCTTTTGCTCAAAACGGTCGACGCCGGTGAGATCGTGGCCAACCGCGTCATCTGGTCGCTGGCGTTGCTGTTCGGCATTGTTGCACTGACGCGGCGGGGCGGGCGACTGTGGCTGGCGTTGACCAGTGGGCGGACGTTGCGACTGCTGGCGCTGAGTGCTGCGCTGATTTCGGTCAACTGGCTGGTCTATATCTGGTCGGTGCAGCACGCGCATGTGCTGGAGGCGAGCCTGGGTTATTTCCTGAACCCGCTGGTCAATGTCGTCCTTGGCGTGCTGGTCCTTCGCGAACGGCTGAGCCGCCCGCAAATGGCGGCGGTCGCGCTGGCGGCGCTGGGTGTGCTGGTACTGGCGCTGCAGGCGGGGGAGGGGCTGTGGATCAGCCTGACGTTGGCGATCAGCTTTGGCCTGTACGGACTGGTGCGAAAGGTCGCGCCCGTCGAGTCGATCGAGGGGCTGACGATCGAAACGCTGGTGCTGACGCCCTTTGCCATCGCCTATCTCGTCTGGCTGGACGGGCAGGGAGTGCTGGCATTCGGCGGTGACGTGACGACGACGACGCTGCTGGCGGTGGCGGGGGTCGTGACCGCCATCCCGCTGCTGTTGTTCGCGGCAGGCGCGCGGCGATTGCCCTATTCGGTCATCGGACTGCTGCAATATCTGGCGCCGACCTTGCAGTTCCTTCTGGCGATCACGCTGCTGGGCGAACAAATGACGACAGCGCACGCCATCTGTTTCGCGCTGATCTGGGCAGGGCTGGCGGTGTTCGTGATGGGCAGTATTCGCCGCCCGCGCGTCGCACCCGTTTGA
- a CDS encoding tRNA (guanosine(46)-N(7))-methyltransferase TrmB has translation MNDPATIRRLYGRRQGHKLRAGQAALVEDLLPKLEVPAEGPLDPADLFGDDRPIEFEIGFGGGEHLAGQASALPNHGFIGCEPFLNGVVGALAHIRDRNLGNVRLHMGDALEVLERIPDASLSRLYLLHPDPWRKARHAKRRMVNHGPLDLIAAKLKPGAEFRLGTDDPTYCRWSMMVMNQRRDFEWTARTAADFLTRPADWPETRYERKARTKGHEVWYFRYVRL, from the coding sequence ATGAACGATCCCGCTACCATCCGTCGTCTCTATGGCCGCCGCCAGGGGCACAAGCTGCGCGCAGGGCAGGCCGCGCTGGTCGAGGACCTGTTGCCGAAACTGGAAGTCCCGGCGGAAGGGCCGCTGGACCCTGCGGACCTGTTCGGCGACGACCGTCCGATCGAATTCGAGATCGGCTTTGGCGGGGGCGAGCATCTGGCCGGACAGGCTTCGGCACTGCCCAATCATGGCTTTATCGGCTGCGAACCGTTCCTGAACGGCGTCGTCGGGGCGCTGGCACACATCCGCGACCGTAACCTTGGCAATGTGCGCCTGCACATGGGCGACGCGCTGGAGGTGCTGGAACGGATACCCGACGCCAGCCTGTCGCGGCTGTACCTGCTGCACCCGGATCCCTGGCGCAAGGCGCGCCACGCCAAGCGGCGCATGGTCAATCACGGCCCGCTGGACCTGATCGCCGCAAAGCTGAAGCCCGGCGCCGAATTCCGGCTGGGCACCGACGACCCGACTTATTGTCGCTGGTCGATGATGGTGATGAACCAGCGCCGCGACTTTGAATGGACCGCGCGCACCGCCGCCGATTTCCTGACGCGGCCCGCCGACTGGCCGGAAACCCGCTATGAGCGCAAGGCACGCACCAAGGGGCATGAGGTCTGGTATTTCCGGTATGTGCGGCTCTGA
- the argS gene encoding arginine--tRNA ligase, protein MTLYARFTAHLDQILDALTADGTLPGDINRRAVTVEPPRDASHGDLATNAAMVLAKPAGTNPRALAESIAKRLEALPEVASVSVAGPGFINMTLTDGTWRDELQAIHAAGDGYGRSDAGAGVTVNVEYVSANPTGPMHMGHCRGAVVGDALSSLLEHVGHKVVREYYVNDAGGQVDVLARSAHIRYREALGEDVGAIPEGLYPGDYLVPVGQALAAEYGDRYATAPDSEWLALFRTRAVAAMLELIKADLALLGIHHDVFASEAELQAAGKPEAAEAWLRERDLVYDGVLEAPKGETPEDWEPVELPLFRSTRFGDDQDRPIKKSNGAWTYFGADLAYHFQKAQGADQLIDIWGADHAGTVKRIVAAVQALTEGKTRFDVKLVQMVRLLRAGEPVKMSKRSGNFVTLADVVREVGKDVVRFTMLTRKADAQMDFDFAKVVEASKDNPVFYVQYAHARVHSLRRRAGEAGIEPTTTPDLSRLDTVELALVKRMAQFPRMVEGAAQAREPHRIAFYLYDLAAEFHAAWNAGNDDPSRRYVIAGDAPLTQARLYLADAIGQIIRSGLAIMGVEAVEEMK, encoded by the coding sequence ATGACGCTTTACGCACGCTTCACCGCCCATCTCGACCAGATCCTCGACGCGCTGACTGCTGACGGGACGCTGCCCGGCGACATCAACCGCCGCGCCGTCACCGTCGAGCCGCCCCGCGACGCCAGCCATGGCGACCTGGCCACCAACGCCGCCATGGTGCTGGCCAAGCCCGCAGGCACCAATCCGCGCGCGCTGGCCGAATCGATCGCCAAGCGGCTGGAGGCGCTGCCGGAGGTCGCCTCGGTCTCGGTCGCCGGACCTGGCTTCATCAATATGACGCTGACCGACGGGACGTGGCGCGACGAATTGCAGGCGATCCATGCCGCCGGCGATGGCTATGGCCGGTCCGATGCGGGCGCGGGCGTGACGGTGAATGTCGAATATGTCTCCGCCAACCCGACCGGACCGATGCACATGGGGCATTGCCGCGGCGCCGTGGTGGGCGACGCGCTGTCCAGCCTGCTGGAGCATGTCGGGCACAAGGTGGTGCGCGAATATTATGTGAACGATGCGGGTGGGCAGGTCGACGTCCTCGCCCGGTCGGCGCATATCCGTTACCGCGAGGCGTTGGGCGAGGACGTGGGGGCAATCCCCGAAGGGCTGTATCCCGGCGATTACCTTGTGCCGGTGGGGCAGGCGCTGGCCGCCGAATATGGCGACCGTTATGCCACGGCGCCCGACAGCGAGTGGCTGGCCTTGTTTCGCACGCGCGCCGTCGCGGCGATGCTGGAGCTGATCAAGGCCGATCTGGCGCTGTTGGGAATCCATCACGACGTGTTCGCGTCCGAGGCGGAATTGCAGGCGGCCGGCAAGCCCGAAGCGGCTGAGGCGTGGCTGCGCGAACGCGATCTCGTTTACGACGGCGTGCTGGAAGCCCCCAAGGGCGAGACGCCTGAAGATTGGGAGCCGGTCGAGCTGCCGCTGTTCCGCTCGACCCGGTTCGGTGACGATCAAGATCGCCCGATCAAGAAGTCGAACGGCGCTTGGACCTATTTCGGGGCCGATCTCGCCTATCATTTCCAGAAGGCACAGGGCGCGGACCAGTTGATCGACATCTGGGGCGCGGACCATGCCGGGACCGTCAAGCGCATCGTCGCGGCGGTGCAGGCGCTGACCGAGGGTAAGACTCGCTTCGATGTGAAGCTGGTGCAGATGGTCCGCCTGTTACGCGCGGGCGAGCCGGTGAAAATGTCCAAGCGGTCGGGCAATTTCGTCACGCTGGCCGATGTCGTGCGCGAAGTGGGCAAGGACGTGGTTCGCTTCACCATGCTGACGCGCAAGGCCGACGCGCAGATGGATTTCGATTTCGCCAAGGTGGTCGAGGCGTCGAAGGACAATCCCGTTTTCTACGTCCAGTACGCCCATGCACGCGTTCATTCGCTGCGCCGCCGTGCTGGCGAGGCGGGGATCGAACCGACCACCACGCCCGATCTGTCCCGCCTCGACACGGTGGAACTGGCGCTGGTGAAACGCATGGCCCAGTTCCCGCGCATGGTGGAGGGCGCGGCGCAGGCGCGTGAGCCGCACCGTATCGCCTTCTACCTCTATGACCTGGCAGCGGAGTTTCATGCAGCCTGGAACGCGGGCAATGACGACCCGTCGCGCCGCTACGTGATCGCGGGAGATGCGCCGCTGACGCAGGCGCGTCTTTATCTGGCCGACGCGATCGGGCAGATCATCCGTTCGGGCCTGGCCATCATGGGTGTCGAGGCCGTCGAGGAGATGAAATGA
- a CDS encoding SDR family oxidoreductase, giving the protein MKSSGNTILVTGGGSGIGAALAQRLAARGDTVIVAGRRREALEEAITGRERMHAMTLDIDHAAAIEDFAARLIAEHPALNAVIHNAGIMRFETLDARRDLSDAEATIATNLLGPIRLTNALIDHLVTKDDAAIVTVTSGLAYVPLVATPTYSATKAAIHSYTVSLREALEGRVEVIEIAPPAVRTDLTPGQKDREGYMPLDAFADEVMALLQGNPTPAEVLVERVRALRNAEADGAFDQRLKMINDFARAERERSGS; this is encoded by the coding sequence ATGAAGAGCAGCGGCAACACCATTCTGGTCACGGGCGGCGGTTCGGGCATCGGCGCGGCTCTGGCGCAAAGGCTGGCGGCGCGCGGCGACACCGTGATCGTTGCCGGGCGTCGGCGCGAGGCGCTGGAAGAAGCGATTACGGGGCGCGAGCGGATGCACGCAATGACGCTCGACATCGACCACGCGGCCGCGATCGAAGACTTCGCCGCGCGCCTGATCGCAGAGCATCCCGCGCTGAACGCGGTCATCCACAATGCCGGGATCATGAGGTTCGAGACGCTGGATGCGCGTCGCGACCTGTCGGATGCGGAAGCGACGATCGCCACCAACCTGCTGGGGCCGATTCGCCTGACCAATGCGCTGATCGACCATCTGGTGACCAAGGACGATGCGGCGATCGTCACGGTCACGTCGGGCCTCGCCTATGTCCCGCTGGTCGCGACGCCAACCTATTCGGCGACCAAGGCCGCGATCCACAGCTATACCGTCAGCCTGCGTGAGGCGCTGGAAGGCAGGGTCGAGGTGATCGAGATCGCGCCCCCCGCCGTCCGCACCGACCTGACCCCCGGTCAGAAAGATCGGGAAGGCTATATGCCGCTCGACGCATTTGCCGATGAAGTGATGGCGCTGCTGCAAGGCAATCCCACGCCGGCGGAAGTGCTGGTCGAGCGGGTTCGCGCGCTGCGCAATGCAGAGGCGGATGGCGCGTTCGATCAGCGGCTGAAGATGATCAACGATTTCGCGCGCGCCGAGCGGGAGCGCAGCGGCAGCTGA
- a CDS encoding MATE family efflux transporter: MSAAPTRRAILSQAWPIMVAQASIPLVGIVDTAVIGRTGEATALAAVALGSTIVNFLFWAFGFLRMGMTGLTAQAVGANDGAEIAALLRRGLMLGGLLGAVLLILQSLLVPAALALMAGGGALDVATRTYVEARLLGAPAALAFYAANGWLLGVGRTRAALVVQLILNAANIALTMLFVWQLDMGVRGVGLGTACADWIAVAAALWVTRAGWRGTAAALFDRAALARLFAVNRDLMIRTVALLTLFGWFTNAGARLGAETLAAQQVLMQFVAVSAFILDGFCFTAEARVGAAIGARDRAAMLRATRLVGEFCLGTAILFAVLIAAGGEAFVALLTTSAEVRAIAAGLLPLVALVPLIGTPAWLLDGVFIGATEGRALRDAALASTAAYVLTDLALRPWGEVGVWIALLAGYGWRAIALGLFWPRLMRRLAPARAAP, translated from the coding sequence ATGTCCGCTGCCCCAACCCGCCGAGCGATCCTGTCGCAAGCCTGGCCGATAATGGTGGCGCAGGCTTCGATTCCGCTGGTCGGCATCGTCGATACGGCGGTGATCGGGCGCACCGGCGAAGCGACCGCGCTGGCAGCGGTGGCGCTGGGGTCGACCATCGTCAATTTCCTGTTCTGGGCATTCGGCTTTCTGCGGATGGGCATGACGGGCCTGACCGCGCAGGCGGTGGGCGCGAATGACGGGGCAGAGATTGCCGCGCTGCTCAGGCGCGGATTGATGCTTGGCGGGTTACTGGGCGCGGTGTTGCTGATCCTTCAATCGCTGCTGGTCCCAGCGGCGCTGGCATTGATGGCGGGCGGCGGCGCGCTGGACGTGGCGACGCGCACCTATGTCGAGGCGCGCTTGCTGGGCGCGCCCGCCGCGCTTGCCTTTTATGCGGCCAATGGCTGGTTGCTCGGCGTCGGGCGCACGCGTGCGGCGCTGGTGGTGCAATTGATCCTGAACGCCGCGAACATCGCGCTGACGATGCTGTTCGTGTGGCAGCTGGACATGGGCGTGCGCGGCGTTGGGCTGGGCACCGCCTGCGCCGACTGGATTGCGGTCGCGGCAGCGCTGTGGGTCACACGCGCGGGCTGGCGGGGAACGGCGGCAGCCCTGTTCGACCGCGCGGCGCTGGCGCGGCTGTTCGCTGTCAATCGCGACCTGATGATCCGCACCGTCGCGCTGCTGACTTTGTTCGGGTGGTTCACCAATGCGGGTGCACGGCTGGGTGCGGAGACGCTGGCCGCACAGCAGGTCCTGATGCAGTTCGTCGCCGTCAGCGCCTTTATCCTCGACGGATTCTGCTTCACTGCCGAAGCGCGCGTGGGCGCGGCAATCGGTGCGCGCGACCGGGCCGCGATGCTGCGCGCGACGCGGCTGGTGGGCGAGTTCTGCCTTGGCACCGCCATCCTCTTCGCCGTGCTGATCGCGGCGGGTGGAGAGGCGTTCGTCGCGCTGCTGACCACCAGTGCGGAGGTGCGTGCCATTGCCGCCGGCCTGTTGCCGCTGGTCGCGCTGGTGCCGCTGATCGGCACACCCGCATGGCTGCTGGACGGCGTGTTCATCGGCGCCACCGAAGGGCGGGCACTGCGCGATGCGGCGCTGGCCTCCACCGCCGCCTATGTGCTGACCGACCTGGCGCTGCGCCCCTGGGGCGAGGTGGGCGTGTGGATTGCGCTGCTGGCGGGCTATGGCTGGCGCGCGATTGCGCTGGGGCTGTTCTGGCCGCGGTTGATGCGCCGCCTTGCCCCCGCGCGCGCCGCGCCCTAG
- the putA gene encoding bifunctional proline dehydrogenase/L-glutamate gamma-semialdehyde dehydrogenase PutA, which translates to MQMALTSLSRDALAKLHRASEPDVLKTLIERARLSTDSRERVLDHAAGLIADLRAAQNRGWVNQFLQEYRLNSSEGVALLSLAEAFLRVPDPETADLLIADKLGDADWRSHTGKSNSALVNSATWGLVVGRALVGEGANGALKRLLSRAGEPFVRQAVGAAMRMMGEVFVMGRTIDEAMKRMRKPENRGFTASFDMLGEAARTRADAERYFEAYFNAIRAVGSDPKSGHSISVKLSALHPRYEVAQWDQCVPELTDMLAQLASEAASQGIALTVDAEESDRLEMSLDIIGNVARRPELRGWDGYGMAVQAYGKRARPVIRWADDLGRVMNVRLVKGAYWDTEIKRTQVEGLDDYPLFTRKSATDVSYLACARDMLEAAHIRPAFASHNALTVATILEWAGSSRDFEFQRLHGMGEGLYERLVREQGYHCRIYAPVGGHRDLLAYLVRRLLENGANSSFVHQLADEHLSDEELLADPVEKVIAAGGARHASIPLPIDLMGAWKNSRGIDLADRAILADTTKAIADTPIDNRGTDAVHANPRRASGRGKRAIEAWTTSDNAVHDSVTRAQAAYPQWDRRPVEERAAIMERYADLLEENRIELMALCVKEAFKTIPDALGEIREAADFCRYYAMQARGLLPPRVLPGPTGERNELRMEGRGTWATVSPWNFPLAIFTGQNVAALVTGNTVVAKPAPQTPMIARRAVDLAYEAGVPRDAYIMVTGGADVGAELISDRRIAGVAFTGSTATAKRIAHSVLADDERPIIPLIAETGGVNAMIVDSTALPEQVVMDVITSAFRSAGQRCSALRLLLLQEEVAPTILEMLRGAMDTLIVGDPADPATDVPPVIDRDAYDRLMGYRETKRPRWIATVDVPEDGLFVPPTLIGLDSIEDLDREWFGPLLHVATWKAGALVDTIERVNAKRFGLTMGLHSRIARSAELAEQHARIGNLYVNRSMIGAIVGSQPFGGEGMSGTGPKAGGPNYLPRFCAERAVSVDTTSAGGNATLLSLDEGGI; encoded by the coding sequence ATGCAGATGGCCCTAACGTCACTCTCCCGCGATGCACTGGCAAAACTGCACCGCGCGAGCGAACCCGATGTTCTAAAAACGCTGATTGAGCGTGCGCGGCTCAGCACTGATTCGCGCGAACGGGTGCTGGATCATGCCGCTGGGCTGATCGCGGACCTGCGCGCGGCGCAGAACCGGGGCTGGGTGAACCAGTTTCTGCAGGAATATCGGCTAAATTCGTCGGAGGGCGTGGCCCTGCTGAGCCTGGCGGAGGCGTTTCTGCGCGTGCCGGACCCTGAGACCGCCGATTTGCTGATCGCCGACAAGCTGGGCGATGCCGATTGGCGTTCGCACACGGGCAAATCCAATTCGGCGCTGGTCAATTCCGCGACATGGGGCCTGGTCGTCGGTCGCGCGCTGGTGGGTGAGGGGGCCAATGGCGCACTCAAGCGACTGCTCAGCCGGGCGGGCGAGCCGTTCGTGCGTCAGGCCGTCGGCGCCGCGATGCGGATGATGGGCGAAGTGTTCGTCATGGGCCGTACCATCGACGAAGCGATGAAGCGGATGCGCAAGCCCGAAAATCGCGGCTTCACTGCCAGCTTCGACATGCTGGGGGAGGCGGCGCGCACCCGTGCCGATGCCGAGCGCTACTTCGAAGCCTATTTCAACGCGATCCGTGCCGTCGGCAGCGATCCGAAATCGGGCCATTCGATCAGCGTCAAGCTGTCGGCACTGCATCCGCGTTACGAAGTCGCCCAGTGGGACCAGTGCGTGCCCGAACTGACCGACATGCTGGCGCAACTGGCATCGGAGGCCGCGTCGCAGGGCATTGCTCTGACCGTCGATGCAGAGGAAAGCGACCGGCTGGAAATGTCGCTCGACATCATCGGCAATGTCGCCCGCCGCCCCGAACTGCGCGGGTGGGACGGTTACGGCATGGCGGTGCAGGCCTATGGCAAGCGCGCGCGCCCGGTCATCCGCTGGGCCGACGATCTGGGCCGGGTGATGAACGTGCGGCTGGTCAAGGGCGCCTATTGGGATACCGAGATCAAGCGCACCCAGGTCGAGGGGCTGGACGATTACCCGCTGTTCACGCGCAAGTCCGCGACCGACGTGTCCTATCTGGCCTGCGCGCGCGACATGCTGGAGGCGGCGCATATCCGTCCCGCCTTTGCCAGCCACAATGCGCTGACCGTTGCCACCATCCTCGAATGGGCGGGCTCGTCGCGCGATTTCGAGTTCCAGCGCCTGCACGGCATGGGCGAGGGTCTGTACGAACGGCTGGTCCGCGAACAGGGCTATCACTGCCGCATCTATGCTCCGGTCGGCGGGCACCGCGACCTGCTGGCCTATCTGGTCCGCCGTCTGCTGGAAAACGGCGCCAATTCCTCCTTCGTCCACCAGCTGGCTGACGAGCATCTGAGCGACGAGGAATTGCTGGCCGATCCTGTTGAAAAGGTGATTGCCGCGGGTGGCGCGCGCCATGCATCGATCCCGCTGCCGATCGACCTGATGGGCGCGTGGAAGAACAGCCGCGGGATCGACCTGGCCGACCGCGCGATCCTGGCCGACACGACCAAGGCGATTGCCGACACGCCGATCGACAATCGCGGCACCGATGCGGTCCACGCCAACCCCCGCCGCGCCAGCGGTCGCGGCAAGCGCGCGATCGAGGCGTGGACGACGTCCGACAATGCGGTGCACGACTCGGTGACGCGCGCGCAGGCCGCGTACCCGCAATGGGACCGCCGCCCTGTGGAAGAGCGCGCCGCGATCATGGAGCGCTATGCCGACCTGCTGGAGGAAAACCGCATCGAATTGATGGCGCTGTGCGTCAAGGAAGCGTTCAAGACGATCCCCGACGCGCTCGGGGAAATCCGCGAGGCGGCCGATTTCTGCCGCTATTATGCGATGCAGGCGCGTGGCCTGTTGCCGCCACGCGTGCTGCCGGGGCCAACCGGGGAGCGCAACGAACTGCGCATGGAAGGGCGCGGCACCTGGGCCACGGTGTCGCCGTGGAACTTCCCGCTGGCGATCTTTACCGGCCAGAATGTCGCTGCGCTGGTGACGGGTAATACCGTCGTGGCAAAGCCCGCGCCGCAGACGCCGATGATCGCGCGCCGCGCCGTCGACCTTGCCTATGAAGCGGGTGTGCCGCGCGACGCGTATATCATGGTGACCGGCGGCGCCGATGTGGGGGCGGAACTGATTTCGGACCGTCGCATCGCGGGCGTCGCCTTCACCGGATCGACTGCCACGGCCAAGCGGATTGCGCACAGCGTGCTGGCCGACGACGAACGCCCGATCATTCCGCTAATCGCGGAAACGGGCGGCGTGAATGCGATGATCGTCGATTCGACCGCGCTGCCCGAACAGGTGGTGATGGACGTGATCACCAGCGCCTTCCGCTCGGCGGGACAGCGTTGTTCGGCGCTGAGGCTGTTGTTGCTGCAGGAAGAGGTCGCGCCGACGATCCTTGAGATGCTGCGCGGTGCCATGGACACGCTGATCGTTGGCGACCCCGCCGATCCGGCGACCGACGTGCCGCCCGTGATCGACCGCGACGCATATGACCGGCTGATGGGCTATCGCGAGACCAAGCGCCCGCGCTGGATCGCGACGGTCGACGTGCCGGAGGACGGGCTGTTCGTGCCGCCGACGCTGATCGGCCTCGATTCGATCGAGGATCTGGACCGCGAATGGTTCGGCCCGCTGCTGCACGTCGCCACGTGGAAGGCAGGCGCGCTGGTCGACACGATCGAGCGGGTGAACGCCAAGCGGTTCGGCCTGACCATGGGGCTGCACAGCCGCATCGCGCGCTCGGCCGAACTGGCGGAGCAACATGCGCGGATCGGCAACCTGTACGTCAATCGTTCGATGATCGGCGCGATTGTCGGCTCTCAACCCTTTGGCGGGGAGGGCATGTCGGGCACCGGGCCGAAGGCGGGCGGGCCGAATTATCTGCCGCGCTTCTGTGCAGAGCGGGCTGTGTCGGTCGATACGACCAGCGCAGGCGGCAATGCGACGCTGCTCAGCCTGGACGAAGGGGGTATCTGA
- a CDS encoding argininosuccinate synthase, with translation MSDQIKRVVLAYSGGLDTSVILKWLQQTYNCEVVTFTADLGQGEELEPARAKAELMGVRPEHIYIDDLREEFVRDFVFPMMRANALYEGLYLLGTSIARPLISKRLIEIAKEVGADAVAHGATGKGNDQVRFELSAYALNPDIKVIAPWREWDLTSRTALIAFAEAHQIPVPKDKRGESPFSTDANLLHTSSEGKVLEDPWDEVPDYVYSRTVNPEDAPDAPEYIEIDFERGDGVALNGQAMSPATLLAALNELGRKHGIGRLDLVENRFVGMKSRGMYETPGGTIYAAAHRGIEQITLDRGAAHLKDELMPRYAELIYNGFWFAPEREMLQAAIDHSQDKVTGTVRLKLYKGGAYIVGRKSPHTLYSEKVVTFEDDAGAYDQRDAAGFIKLNALRLRLLGQRGQH, from the coding sequence ATGTCCGATCAGATCAAACGCGTTGTCCTTGCCTATTCAGGTGGCCTCGACACCAGCGTGATCCTGAAATGGCTTCAACAGACCTATAATTGCGAGGTCGTGACCTTCACCGCGGATCTGGGTCAGGGTGAAGAGCTGGAGCCCGCGCGCGCCAAGGCCGAGCTGATGGGTGTGCGTCCCGAGCATATCTATATCGACGATCTGCGCGAGGAATTCGTCCGCGATTTCGTGTTCCCGATGATGCGCGCCAACGCGCTGTACGAGGGGCTGTACCTGCTCGGCACCTCGATCGCACGGCCGCTGATTTCCAAGCGGCTGATCGAGATTGCCAAGGAAGTCGGCGCCGACGCCGTTGCGCATGGCGCGACCGGCAAGGGTAACGATCAGGTACGCTTCGAATTGTCGGCCTATGCCCTCAATCCCGATATCAAGGTGATCGCGCCGTGGCGCGAATGGGACCTGACCAGCCGCACCGCCCTAATCGCCTTTGCCGAAGCGCACCAGATTCCGGTGCCCAAGGACAAGCGCGGCGAAAGCCCGTTTTCGACCGACGCCAACCTCCTCCACACCTCGTCCGAGGGCAAGGTGCTTGAGGATCCGTGGGACGAAGTGCCCGATTACGTCTATTCGCGCACCGTCAATCCGGAAGATGCGCCCGACGCGCCTGAATACATCGAGATCGATTTCGAACGCGGCGACGGTGTTGCGCTGAATGGTCAGGCGATGTCGCCCGCCACGCTGCTGGCGGCGCTGAACGAACTGGGCCGCAAGCATGGCATCGGCCGCCTCGACCTGGTCGAGAACCGCTTCGTCGGCATGAAGTCGCGCGGCATGTACGAGACGCCGGGCGGCACCATCTATGCCGCCGCGCATCGCGGGATCGAACAGATCACGCTGGATCGCGGCGCCGCGCATCTGAAGGACGAGCTGATGCCGCGCTATGCCGAGCTGATCTATAACGGCTTCTGGTTCGCGCCTGAACGCGAGATGCTTCAGGCCGCCATTGACCACAGCCAGGACAAGGTGACCGGCACCGTGCGCCTGAAGCTGTACAAGGGCGGCGCCTATATCGTCGGGCGCAAGTCGCCGCACACGCTGTACAGCGAAAAGGTCGTGACGTTCGAGGACGATGCCGGCGCCTATGACCAGCGCGACGCGGCGGGCTTCATCAAGCTGAACGCGCTTCGCCTGCGCCTGCTGGGCCAGCGCGGCCAGCATTGA
- a CDS encoding SPOR domain-containing protein codes for MMAPVAGDRVLTDEERLPWLETVEETFVERAPMGRVVVIVIAALLLVGAAVGALYWFQDRPATGDGSGQLIAAPPGDYKIKPEEPGGMQVAGEGDSVFKASDGGEIANGSVDLSAIPEAPLATGPRPAPAAMSTPKPAATRVSEAVPPPSGRLEAEKRNVAVAKARPAPGGATGAFVQIGSFPSSAAANTAWKQLSGRFSYLAALGQSIQVAEVNGRTVHRLRVGTGSNAEARQVCGKLKVAGEPCFVVAQ; via the coding sequence ATGATGGCGCCTGTCGCCGGCGATCGCGTGCTGACGGATGAAGAGCGGCTCCCCTGGCTGGAAACGGTTGAGGAGACGTTTGTGGAACGCGCGCCGATGGGCCGCGTGGTCGTGATCGTCATTGCCGCGCTTTTGCTCGTCGGTGCGGCGGTCGGGGCACTTTACTGGTTTCAGGACCGTCCCGCGACCGGTGACGGTTCGGGGCAACTGATCGCCGCGCCGCCGGGCGACTACAAGATCAAGCCGGAAGAGCCCGGCGGCATGCAGGTCGCGGGAGAAGGCGACAGCGTGTTCAAGGCCAGCGATGGCGGCGAGATCGCCAATGGCTCGGTCGACCTGTCCGCCATTCCCGAAGCCCCGCTGGCAACCGGTCCCCGGCCGGCGCCAGCCGCGATGTCGACGCCCAAGCCAGCCGCGACCCGCGTTTCCGAAGCCGTGCCGCCGCCATCCGGTCGTCTGGAGGCGGAAAAGCGCAACGTCGCTGTGGCAAAGGCACGGCCTGCCCCCGGCGGCGCGACCGGCGCGTTCGTCCAGATCGGCTCCTTCCCCAGTTCCGCCGCCGCGAACACCGCTTGGAAGCAGCTTTCGGGGCGTTTCAGCTATCTGGCCGCGCTGGGCCAATCGATACAGGTGGCTGAGGTCAATGGCCGCACCGTCCATCGCCTGCGCGTCGGCACCGGCAGCAATGCAGAGGCGCGGCAGGTGTGCGGCAAGCTGAAGGTCGCGGGCGAACCCTGTTTCGTCGTGGCGCAATAA